The following coding sequences are from one Planctomycetaceae bacterium window:
- a CDS encoding uroporphyrinogen decarboxylase family protein: MSKERILNTIRGRAVDKAPVYHLQFSGHAASVILGRADVCIGGAHNQWLEMNALCAGPDAHAEFVARCESDAVAITKACGMDLLRLGYWRWGLKPAQKLSDDTFLFDGGQGQSFTMTYNPQTELFTRTDSGAAAGPPGTFVQPPTEEEFSRQVQAAQEQAASYAPPKGPDEKLQATIRKYPDYLVRHGGGTVYVDMHNASSLMCAALYPDLYAQLLMARAKMYAAAVPAMAMAGLEVNIAGMDFCSAQGPTISPELFRRVVSPALKKIVDACHECGMFYFYTSDGNFWPLADEMFDVIGVDGWMETDASAGMDLRRLRQRYPRVTFQGTIRVQVLHRGSIRDVKRETMECLAVAHDCGGVIVGASNLIMPGTPPENILAMLRTIEDNR; the protein is encoded by the coding sequence ATGTCCAAGGAACGAATCCTGAATACCATCCGCGGCCGGGCGGTCGACAAGGCTCCGGTGTACCATCTGCAATTCTCCGGCCATGCCGCGTCGGTCATCCTCGGTCGGGCGGATGTCTGCATCGGCGGGGCGCACAATCAGTGGCTGGAAATGAACGCCCTGTGCGCCGGACCCGACGCCCACGCCGAGTTCGTCGCCCGCTGCGAGAGCGACGCGGTGGCCATCACGAAAGCCTGCGGGATGGACTTGCTGCGCCTGGGGTACTGGCGCTGGGGCCTCAAGCCCGCCCAGAAGCTCAGCGACGACACGTTCCTCTTCGACGGCGGCCAAGGGCAGTCGTTCACGATGACCTACAACCCCCAGACCGAACTGTTCACCCGCACCGACAGCGGCGCCGCTGCCGGGCCGCCAGGGACCTTCGTCCAGCCGCCCACAGAAGAAGAGTTTTCCCGCCAGGTGCAGGCCGCCCAGGAGCAGGCCGCCAGCTATGCGCCGCCCAAGGGACCCGACGAGAAGCTCCAGGCGACGATCCGGAAGTATCCGGACTACCTGGTGCGCCACGGCGGGGGCACGGTCTACGTCGACATGCACAACGCCTCCAGCCTCATGTGCGCCGCCCTCTACCCGGACCTGTACGCGCAGTTGCTGATGGCCCGGGCGAAGATGTACGCCGCGGCCGTGCCGGCGATGGCGATGGCGGGGCTGGAGGTCAACATCGCCGGGATGGACTTCTGCTCGGCGCAGGGGCCGACGATCTCGCCCGAGCTGTTTCGCCGCGTCGTCTCGCCGGCGCTGAAGAAGATCGTCGACGCGTGCCACGAATGCGGCATGTTCTACTTCTACACCAGCGACGGGAACTTCTGGCCGTTGGCCGACGAGATGTTCGACGTCATCGGCGTCGACGGCTGGATGGAGACCGACGCCAGCGCGGGCATGGACCTGCGGCGGCTGCGGCAGCGGTACCCGCGCGTCACGTTCCAGGGCACCATCCGCGTGCAGGTGCTCCACCGCGGAAGCATCCGCGACGTCAAGCGCGAGACGATGGAGTGCCTGGCCGTCGCGCACGACTGCGGCGGCGTGATCGTCGGAGCGTCAAACCTCATCATGCCCGGCACGCCGCCGGAGAACATTCTGGCCATGCTCAGGACTATCGAAGACAATCGCTGA
- a CDS encoding tyrosine recombinase, which yields MACPDLGEHLIPFLDYLQAECGLSANTRLAYQNDLTMFLAYLRERGGCGSADLQTAAIEGFLRCQRHAGYAVSSICRELAAVRMFCRYLAMQRIVDRDCSESIDPPRKWNRLPTVLDPRSVATLLDSPNADMDAFALRDRALLYLLYAAGLRASEAASLQTTGVNFNVGVLRVIGKGSKERVVPVAASALAAVREYLDRGRAPLARDGGDWLFLSRSGKCMSREDVFYVMRKYSRRVALRGKVSPHTLRHSFATDMLSRGADLRSVQEMLGHADISTTQIYTHVDAARLKAVHKKFHPRA from the coding sequence TTGGCCTGTCCCGATCTGGGCGAGCACCTGATACCCTTCCTGGACTATCTGCAGGCCGAGTGCGGTCTGTCAGCCAATACCCGTCTGGCGTATCAGAACGACCTGACGATGTTCCTGGCGTACCTGCGCGAGCGGGGCGGCTGCGGGTCGGCCGACCTGCAGACCGCGGCGATCGAAGGATTTCTCCGCTGCCAGCGACACGCCGGATATGCCGTTTCGTCGATCTGCCGCGAGCTGGCGGCCGTCCGCATGTTCTGCCGCTACCTGGCGATGCAGCGCATCGTCGATCGCGACTGCTCCGAGAGCATCGACCCGCCGCGCAAGTGGAATCGCCTGCCGACGGTCCTGGACCCTCGCAGCGTTGCGACGCTGCTGGATTCCCCCAACGCGGACATGGACGCCTTCGCCCTGCGCGACCGGGCGCTGCTGTACCTGCTCTACGCCGCCGGCTTGCGGGCCAGCGAAGCCGCCTCGCTCCAGACGACCGGCGTCAACTTCAACGTCGGGGTGCTGCGCGTCATCGGCAAGGGCAGCAAGGAACGCGTCGTGCCGGTGGCGGCTTCGGCCCTGGCGGCGGTGCGGGAGTATCTCGACCGCGGGCGAGCCCCGCTGGCGCGTGACGGCGGCGACTGGCTGTTTCTCTCGCGCAGCGGCAAGTGCATGTCGCGCGAGGACGTGTTCTACGTCATGCGCAAGTACTCGCGGCGCGTGGCGCTGCGGGGCAAGGTCAGCCCGCACACGCTGCGACATAGCTTCGCCACCGACATGCTCTCGCGCGGCGCCGACCTGCGCAGCGTTCAGGAGATGCTCGGCCACGCCGATATCTCCACCACGCAGATCTACACCCACGTCGACGCCGCCCGCCTCAAGGCCGTACACAAGAAGTTTCATCCGCGGGCGTGA
- a CDS encoding FAD-dependent oxidoreductase has translation MRDGDLTSADVAAQAAGSDLMRREWAPCRYNCPVHADVRAYIELAAMGRWQDAIDVIREALPFASVCGRICHHPCEGNCRRTEVDEPVAIREVKRFVSERQGAAGATVHKVKQDRAKVAVIGGGPAGMAAALDLAKLGYRPTVFEKQPVAGGIPVSAIPKYRLPRDVLQQDIDWICAHGVEVVKNCTIGKDKTIAQLMKDGFKAVVVATGLSTSRMLPLPGANNPRVLPVLDFLAAAAFDRPVDIGKNVVVIGGGNVAMDAARTAVRYGATQVRCVMLETHEEMPAFSWEAREAEEEGVAFVHRRGPVEVVTSGGKITGLKTRGVTRVFDEQKRFAPAYDDADVQTLECDTIVFAIGQAPDWGFAQGSGLDVVDGRRLTFNPATQQTNVEGVFACGEIVTKPGSVVEACASGQRAAKAVDMFLSGRAIAIDDALPPAIEKIDAETAALVKKVARNPVPTEPPEIRNKVWTETDHNYSDDAALAEARRCMSCGAGAEVLVDKCVACLTCLRVCPFDIPVVTDVARISSALCQACGMCIAECPGNAIIARGWDTQALVDHTKSELASMSGPRKIVAYVCGHHSPAAAWAGTLEDKIAGVAEIYLPSMSRLSAAEMLHAIENGADGVIVVSCTSGADRYPGATERVHKRAAQVQQLLKDIGLSPDMVQVVDAADQGRTAMREAMAAAADKIKT, from the coding sequence ATGCGAGACGGTGATCTGACATCCGCCGACGTGGCCGCCCAGGCGGCCGGCAGCGACCTGATGCGCCGAGAGTGGGCGCCCTGCCGGTACAACTGCCCCGTGCATGCCGACGTGCGGGCGTATATCGAACTGGCGGCCATGGGCCGCTGGCAGGACGCCATCGACGTCATCCGCGAGGCCCTGCCCTTCGCCTCGGTCTGCGGGCGCATCTGCCATCATCCCTGCGAAGGCAATTGCCGCCGCACGGAAGTCGACGAGCCCGTCGCCATCCGCGAGGTCAAGCGGTTCGTCTCCGAGCGCCAGGGCGCCGCCGGCGCCACTGTCCACAAGGTCAAGCAGGACCGCGCCAAGGTCGCCGTCATCGGCGGCGGACCGGCGGGCATGGCCGCGGCGCTGGACCTGGCCAAACTTGGCTATCGCCCGACAGTGTTCGAGAAGCAGCCTGTCGCCGGAGGGATTCCCGTCTCGGCGATTCCAAAGTATCGCCTCCCGCGCGACGTGCTCCAGCAGGACATCGACTGGATCTGCGCCCACGGCGTAGAAGTGGTCAAGAATTGCACCATCGGCAAGGACAAGACCATCGCGCAGTTGATGAAGGACGGCTTCAAGGCCGTCGTCGTCGCGACGGGCCTGTCCACCAGCCGCATGCTCCCGCTGCCCGGGGCGAACAACCCGCGCGTGTTGCCCGTGCTGGATTTCCTGGCCGCGGCCGCCTTTGACCGCCCCGTCGACATTGGCAAGAACGTCGTCGTCATCGGCGGAGGCAATGTGGCGATGGACGCCGCGCGCACAGCCGTGCGGTACGGGGCCACCCAAGTCCGCTGCGTGATGCTCGAGACGCACGAGGAAATGCCCGCGTTTTCGTGGGAGGCCCGCGAGGCCGAGGAAGAGGGCGTGGCGTTCGTACATCGCCGCGGACCGGTCGAGGTGGTGACCAGCGGCGGCAAAATCACGGGTCTGAAGACCCGCGGCGTCACGCGGGTGTTCGACGAGCAGAAGCGGTTCGCCCCGGCGTATGACGATGCCGACGTGCAGACCCTCGAGTGCGACACGATCGTCTTTGCCATCGGCCAGGCGCCGGACTGGGGCTTTGCCCAGGGCAGCGGGCTCGATGTGGTCGACGGGCGGCGGCTGACGTTCAACCCCGCCACTCAGCAGACCAACGTCGAGGGCGTCTTCGCCTGCGGCGAGATCGTCACCAAGCCCGGCTCGGTGGTCGAGGCCTGCGCCTCGGGCCAGCGGGCCGCCAAGGCCGTGGATATGTTCCTGTCGGGTCGCGCGATCGCCATCGACGACGCGCTGCCTCCGGCGATCGAAAAGATCGACGCCGAAACCGCGGCGCTAGTCAAGAAGGTCGCCCGCAACCCCGTGCCGACCGAGCCGCCCGAGATTCGCAACAAGGTCTGGACCGAGACCGATCACAACTACTCGGATGACGCCGCCCTGGCCGAGGCCCGCCGCTGCATGTCCTGCGGCGCCGGCGCCGAGGTGCTGGTCGACAAGTGCGTCGCCTGCCTGACGTGCCTGCGCGTCTGCCCGTTCGACATTCCGGTGGTGACGGACGTCGCGCGGATCAGCTCGGCCCTGTGTCAGGCCTGCGGGATGTGCATTGCCGAGTGCCCGGGCAACGCCATCATTGCACGCGGCTGGGACACGCAGGCGCTGGTTGACCACACCAAGTCCGAACTGGCCTCGATGAGCGGGCCGCGAAAGATCGTCGCCTACGTCTGCGGGCATCACAGCCCCGCAGCCGCCTGGGCCGGCACGCTCGAGGACAAGATCGCCGGCGTGGCGGAGATTTATCTGCCGAGCATGAGCCGCCTCTCGGCAGCCGAGATGCTCCACGCCATCGAGAACGGCGCCGACGGCGTGATCGTGGTCTCATGCACCAGCGGGGCCGACCGCTATCCCGGCGCGACCGAGCGAGTTCACAAGCGCGCCGCGCAGGTACAGCAGTTGCTAAAAGACATCGGCCTGTCGCCCGACATGGTGCAGGTCGTCGACGCCGCCGACCAGGGCCGCACCGCCATGCGAGAAGCGATGGCCGCCGCGGCTGATAAGATCAAGACATAG
- a CDS encoding helix-turn-helix domain-containing protein, with protein sequence MPNILKVLKEEITRLARKEVKAAAVPLQKETVRLKRVAASLKRRISALERQNRILHKHVATSPAAKGGPVDEKSLDRMRVTGKMMSRLRVKLGLTQADFGRLLGVSGQQVYQYERKEGSLRLRKETRAMLAKARQMGKREARSALGQK encoded by the coding sequence ATGCCGAACATTCTGAAAGTGCTTAAGGAAGAAATCACTCGTCTGGCCCGCAAAGAGGTGAAAGCGGCGGCTGTGCCGTTGCAGAAGGAGACCGTGCGGCTCAAGCGTGTCGCGGCGTCGCTGAAGCGGCGGATATCGGCCTTGGAGCGCCAGAATCGCATTCTGCACAAGCACGTCGCGACGTCTCCGGCAGCCAAGGGCGGTCCGGTCGATGAGAAGAGCCTCGATCGGATGCGCGTGACGGGCAAGATGATGTCTCGCCTGCGCGTCAAGCTCGGCCTGACGCAGGCGGATTTCGGCAGATTGCTGGGCGTTTCCGGACAGCAGGTTTATCAATACGAACGCAAAGAAGGCTCGCTGCGCCTCCGCAAGGAGACGCGGGCGATGCTGGCCAAGGCCCGCCAGATGGGCAAGCGCGAAGCCCGCAGCGCCCTGGGCCAGAAGTAA
- a CDS encoding sugar phosphate isomerase/epimerase gives MAIPIGIQLYSVRDQLSKDYAGTIRAIAKMGYKYVEPAGFPGTTVAEAAKLFKDLGLQAPMMHCGLPVGDGWQETVETAKLLGVRYVVSGAGPGDFASLEKIRAMSDLWNQAHQNIAPHGLTLGYHNHWWEMDDLQGLPAYKAFYDSLWPQVVAEIDTYWAMVGKREPAAVITDLGQRVKLLHIKDGPGVTGKPMTAVGAGTMNFAPVFAAAKHAEYAIVELDECATDMMEAVKQSYEYLKSSGLGK, from the coding sequence ATGGCCATTCCGATCGGCATTCAGCTTTATAGTGTTCGCGATCAGTTGTCGAAAGACTACGCCGGGACAATCCGCGCCATCGCCAAGATGGGTTACAAGTACGTCGAGCCGGCGGGTTTTCCCGGCACGACGGTGGCCGAGGCGGCAAAGCTGTTCAAGGACCTCGGGCTCCAGGCGCCGATGATGCACTGCGGGCTGCCCGTCGGCGACGGCTGGCAGGAGACCGTCGAGACTGCCAAGCTGCTGGGCGTGCGTTACGTGGTTTCCGGCGCCGGTCCGGGCGACTTCGCGTCGCTGGAGAAGATCCGCGCGATGTCCGACCTGTGGAACCAGGCGCACCAGAACATCGCCCCGCACGGCCTGACGCTGGGCTACCACAACCACTGGTGGGAGATGGACGACCTGCAGGGACTGCCGGCGTACAAGGCGTTCTACGACAGCCTCTGGCCGCAGGTCGTCGCCGAGATCGACACGTACTGGGCGATGGTCGGCAAACGCGAACCCGCAGCCGTGATCACCGACCTCGGTCAACGCGTCAAGCTGCTGCACATCAAGGACGGCCCGGGCGTGACCGGCAAACCCATGACGGCAGTCGGCGCCGGAACGATGAACTTCGCCCCGGTGTTCGCGGCCGCCAAGCATGCCGAGTACGCCATCGTCGAACTCGACGAGTGCGCCACCGACATGATGGAAGCCGTCAAGCAGAGCTACGAGTACCTTAAGAGCAGCGGTCTGGGCAAGTAG
- a CDS encoding zinc-binding alcohol dehydrogenase, whose protein sequence is MAKQRLMAAVTGDGRIITVTQDIPAIKPGSVLVETKASLVSPGTELNGWRSLAAAKADPKPLAQPKTFGYSSAGVVAEVSDGAQEFKVGDRVACVGGGYAPHATHAVVPHNLCVALPDNVTFEQGSYAMLAATAMHALRRGEPVFGEYVAVAGLGLLGQLAGQLHHLAGNYVIGWDTIAFRTEVALQVGFDAAATVGKDDEVAATKAFTAGRGLDAAVLAFGGDGNAVMRSLQQTLKVTPDGHTMGKIVVVGNPSFDWPFRASSNAEVRQAGRTGPGYHDELWEYGAAYPGVYMRWNTRTNLDLCMRLISQRRLNVDALTTHTIPLADVEQGIAAIISEPDRILGVVFTM, encoded by the coding sequence ATGGCCAAGCAGCGTCTGATGGCGGCCGTCACGGGTGACGGGCGGATCATCACGGTGACGCAGGATATTCCTGCGATCAAACCTGGCTCGGTGCTGGTAGAGACGAAGGCGTCACTGGTCAGCCCGGGCACCGAGTTGAACGGTTGGCGGTCGCTGGCGGCCGCCAAGGCGGACCCCAAGCCCCTGGCGCAGCCCAAGACGTTTGGTTACTCCAGCGCGGGCGTTGTGGCGGAGGTTTCGGACGGGGCCCAGGAGTTCAAAGTCGGCGACCGCGTAGCGTGCGTCGGCGGCGGATATGCGCCGCATGCCACCCACGCTGTCGTGCCGCACAACCTGTGCGTCGCCCTTCCCGACAATGTCACCTTTGAACAGGGCAGCTACGCGATGCTGGCCGCAACGGCGATGCACGCCCTGCGCCGCGGCGAGCCGGTGTTCGGCGAGTATGTCGCCGTGGCCGGGCTGGGGTTGCTCGGCCAGCTCGCCGGGCAGTTGCACCATCTTGCCGGCAACTACGTGATCGGTTGGGACACCATCGCCTTTCGGACAGAGGTGGCGCTGCAGGTCGGTTTCGACGCGGCTGCCACGGTGGGCAAAGATGACGAAGTGGCCGCTACCAAGGCCTTCACCGCCGGTCGCGGGCTCGATGCCGCCGTGCTGGCCTTCGGCGGCGACGGCAACGCCGTCATGCGCAGCCTGCAGCAGACGCTCAAGGTCACGCCCGACGGCCACACCATGGGCAAGATCGTTGTGGTAGGCAATCCGTCGTTCGATTGGCCGTTCCGCGCCAGTTCCAATGCCGAGGTCCGCCAGGCCGGTCGCACCGGTCCTGGCTATCATGACGAGCTGTGGGAATACGGCGCCGCGTACCCGGGCGTCTACATGCGATGGAACACGCGGACGAATCTCGATCTGTGCATGCGGCTGATCTCGCAGCGACGTCTCAATGTCGATGCCCTGACGACGCACACGATCCCGTTGGCCGATGTCGAGCAGGGCATCGCCGCGATCATCAGCGAGCCGGATCGCATTCTGGGCGTTGTCTTCACGATGTAG
- the gnd gene encoding decarboxylating NADP(+)-dependent phosphogluconate dehydrogenase, whose protein sequence is MPQADIGLIGLAVMGQNLVLNMDEKGFTVAVFNRTVSRVDDFVSGAAQGTKVIAAHSLEELVSALKPPRRVMLMVKAGPPVDEFIEHLLPHLSEGDIIIDGGNSNFQDTARRCKYLESKGLLYIGTGVSGGEEGARHGPSIMPGGSPAAWPHVKNIFQSIAAKVDDDQPCCDWVGQGGAGHFVKMVHNGIEYGDMQLICEAYDLLKRMGMAPAEMSKVFAQWNQGDLDSYLIEITRDILAKTDAETGQPIVDLILDAAGQKGTGKWTVIGALDTGQPLTLISEAVFARCLSAMKEHRVEASKKLRGPKGAFSGDRAKFIDDIRQALYASKICSYAQGYQLLHAAAAEYGWDLNYGGIALMWRGGCIIRSQFLGRIKEAYSKRKAPDNLLLAPYFKSAVGKAQGAWRRVVAKAVKLGVPVPAMASALTYYDGFRCERLPANLLQAQRDYFGAHTYERVDKPRGQFFHTNWTGTGGSTTASTYNA, encoded by the coding sequence ATGCCCCAGGCAGATATCGGACTGATCGGGTTGGCCGTCATGGGCCAGAACCTCGTGCTCAACATGGACGAGAAAGGCTTCACCGTCGCCGTGTTCAACCGCACCGTCTCGAGGGTTGACGATTTCGTCTCCGGAGCGGCCCAGGGAACCAAGGTCATCGCTGCGCACTCGCTGGAAGAGCTGGTGTCCGCCCTCAAGCCGCCGCGCCGCGTGATGCTGATGGTCAAGGCCGGTCCGCCGGTGGATGAGTTCATCGAGCATCTCCTGCCCCATTTGAGCGAAGGCGACATCATCATCGACGGCGGCAACAGCAACTTCCAGGACACCGCCCGCCGCTGCAAGTATCTCGAGAGCAAGGGCCTGCTGTACATCGGCACCGGAGTCTCCGGCGGCGAGGAAGGCGCCCGCCACGGCCCGTCCATCATGCCCGGCGGCTCGCCGGCCGCCTGGCCGCACGTCAAAAACATTTTTCAGTCCATCGCCGCAAAGGTCGACGACGACCAGCCCTGCTGCGACTGGGTCGGACAGGGCGGCGCAGGGCACTTCGTCAAGATGGTCCACAACGGCATCGAGTACGGCGACATGCAACTCATCTGCGAGGCCTACGACCTGCTCAAACGCATGGGCATGGCCCCGGCCGAAATGTCCAAGGTCTTCGCCCAGTGGAACCAGGGCGACCTCGACAGCTACCTCATCGAGATCACGCGCGACATCCTGGCCAAGACCGACGCCGAGACCGGCCAGCCGATCGTCGACCTGATCCTCGACGCCGCCGGGCAAAAGGGCACCGGCAAGTGGACGGTCATCGGCGCCCTGGACACCGGCCAGCCGCTGACGCTGATCAGCGAGGCGGTCTTCGCCCGATGCCTCTCGGCGATGAAGGAGCACCGTGTCGAGGCCTCGAAGAAACTCCGCGGGCCCAAAGGCGCCTTCAGCGGCGACCGCGCGAAGTTCATCGACGACATCCGCCAAGCCCTCTACGCCAGCAAGATCTGCTCCTATGCCCAGGGCTATCAGCTCCTGCACGCGGCGGCGGCTGAGTACGGGTGGGACCTCAACTACGGCGGGATCGCCCTGATGTGGCGCGGCGGGTGCATCATCCGCAGCCAGTTTCTCGGGCGCATCAAGGAGGCGTACTCGAAGCGCAAGGCCCCGGACAATCTGCTGCTGGCGCCGTACTTCAAGAGCGCCGTCGGCAAGGCCCAGGGCGCCTGGCGGCGCGTGGTCGCCAAGGCTGTCAAGTTGGGCGTGCCGGTGCCGGCAATGGCCTCGGCGCTGACGTACTACGACGGCTTCCGCTGCGAGCGCCTGCCAGCCAACCTGCTCCAGGCCCAGCGCGATTACTTCGGCGCCCACACCTACGAACGCGTCGACAAGCCGCGCGGCCAGTTCTTCCACACCAACTGGACCGGCACCGGCGGCTCGACGACCGCCAGCACGTATAACGCATAA
- a CDS encoding carbon-nitrogen hydrolase family protein, translated as MSREATITLVPYEPVNGELSDRLDKTLDRMSEHVAQAAIVCSDLVAFPEICAYLGTAKCWVFEPLDGPTISAMRKAARRHSIYVVIPQATMDGSKRRNSSVLIDRQGEIVGVYHKNVPTHGELDMGIIPGTETPVFETDFGRVGLTICFDLNYWEVGAGLCAEKAELVIWSSMWQGVRMMSRWSIEFGFYMAGVYGGAASFIDLAGRPISSLVRNHSWSGRAPLATARLDLDRRLLHHDKNAGRLIELFAKYGPTAAYTEWLNEECLLLLRSQLPGRSTDDLIEEFHFEPMRDYLARVRRDRGRALTGTYPLKQ; from the coding sequence GTGAGTCGAGAAGCAACGATCACGCTGGTGCCCTACGAGCCCGTCAATGGCGAGCTGAGCGACCGTCTGGACAAGACCCTCGATCGCATGAGCGAGCACGTCGCCCAGGCGGCGATCGTGTGTTCGGACCTGGTGGCGTTTCCCGAGATCTGCGCCTACCTGGGCACGGCCAAGTGCTGGGTATTCGAACCCCTGGACGGGCCTACGATCTCCGCGATGCGCAAGGCCGCCCGGCGGCATTCGATCTACGTCGTCATCCCGCAGGCGACGATGGACGGCTCGAAGCGGCGCAACAGTTCGGTGCTGATCGACCGCCAGGGCGAGATCGTCGGCGTCTATCACAAGAACGTTCCCACCCACGGCGAACTCGACATGGGGATCATCCCCGGCACCGAGACGCCGGTGTTCGAGACGGATTTCGGCCGCGTCGGACTGACCATCTGCTTCGACCTGAATTATTGGGAAGTGGGGGCCGGGCTCTGCGCGGAAAAGGCCGAGCTGGTGATCTGGTCGTCGATGTGGCAGGGCGTGCGCATGATGAGCCGCTGGTCCATCGAGTTCGGGTTCTACATGGCCGGCGTCTACGGTGGCGCCGCGTCGTTCATCGACCTGGCCGGGCGGCCCATCAGCAGCCTGGTCCGCAACCACAGTTGGAGCGGCCGCGCACCGCTGGCGACGGCCAGGCTCGACCTCGACCGCCGCCTGTTGCACCACGACAAGAACGCCGGCCGCCTGATCGAACTGTTCGCCAAGTACGGTCCGACGGCGGCGTACACCGAGTGGCTGAACGAGGAATGCCTGTTGCTGCTGCGTTCGCAGCTTCCCGGTCGCAGCACCGATGACCTGATCGAAGAGTTCCACTTTGAGCCGATGCGCGACTACCTGGCGCGCGTTCGCCGCGACCGCGGCCGAGCCCTGACGGGGACGTATCCCTTGAAACAGTAA
- a CDS encoding sugar phosphate isomerase/epimerase, whose product MNEKVSFTVFTKPWPKLAPAELAAFVKKMGFDGIEMPVRPGYPVTPENVGKALPEAARIMADHGVRIGTVAGPTDEPTIAACAAAGVPIIRICVGIARDTDYLSGIAAQQKQWEAMMPMLERYGVAIGVQNHCGRYIANAMQIHHAISQYDPHQICAVWDAGHNGLEGEQPDLALDIVWSHLRVVNLKSAIWQGQAPDENGQVLWRSIWTTARAGRANWPWVARELVQRGFVGDICLTAEYSDHDHVDEQIGEDIQYARALFERPA is encoded by the coding sequence ATGAACGAAAAAGTCAGTTTTACCGTATTTACTAAACCCTGGCCGAAGCTGGCCCCGGCGGAACTGGCCGCCTTCGTCAAGAAGATGGGCTTTGACGGCATCGAGATGCCGGTGAGGCCCGGTTACCCCGTCACGCCCGAGAACGTGGGCAAGGCCCTGCCCGAGGCGGCGCGCATCATGGCCGACCACGGCGTGCGCATCGGAACCGTCGCCGGACCGACGGACGAGCCGACGATCGCCGCCTGCGCGGCCGCCGGCGTGCCGATCATCCGCATCTGCGTGGGCATCGCCCGCGATACGGACTATCTCTCGGGTATCGCCGCCCAGCAGAAGCAGTGGGAGGCCATGATGCCGATGCTCGAGCGCTACGGCGTGGCCATCGGCGTGCAGAACCATTGCGGGCGGTACATTGCCAACGCGATGCAGATTCACCACGCCATCAGCCAGTACGACCCGCACCAGATCTGCGCGGTCTGGGACGCCGGGCACAACGGCCTCGAGGGCGAACAGCCCGACCTGGCGCTGGACATCGTCTGGTCGCACCTGCGCGTGGTGAACCTCAAGAGCGCGATCTGGCAGGGGCAAGCGCCCGATGAAAACGGGCAGGTTCTGTGGCGCAGCATCTGGACGACCGCCCGGGCCGGCCGGGCGAACTGGCCCTGGGTCGCCCGCGAACTGGTCCAGCGCGGATTCGTCGGCGATATTTGTCTGACGGCAGAGTACAGCGATCATGATCACGTCGACGAACAGATAGGCGAAGACATCCAATACGCCCGGGCGCTTTTCGAGCGGCCGGCGTGA
- a CDS encoding methylenetetrahydrofolate reductase C-terminal domain-containing protein, whose protein sequence is MIVAERKPMDEILQMLLPYKKVLVLGCGGCVAVCLTGGERQAEVLATQLRMAAKAAGKEMTVEFDCITRQCEKEFFANLKKPLGDYDAVLSIACGAGIQYSGEQAPATPVLPGMNTTFLASNVAKGIWEEYCRGCGDCMLGWTGGICPVAKCSKSLVNGTCGGTNKGKCEVKADMDCGWLLIYKRLNETGRLDEYRKLRAAPDYRKDRGNGVRRMVLAEMTDDQESK, encoded by the coding sequence ATGATCGTTGCTGAACGCAAACCGATGGACGAGATTCTCCAGATGCTCCTTCCGTACAAGAAGGTGCTCGTGCTGGGCTGCGGCGGGTGCGTGGCGGTCTGCCTCACCGGCGGCGAGCGCCAGGCCGAAGTGCTGGCGACGCAGCTTCGCATGGCCGCCAAGGCCGCGGGCAAGGAGATGACCGTCGAGTTCGACTGCATCACCCGCCAGTGCGAGAAGGAGTTCTTCGCCAACCTCAAGAAGCCCCTGGGCGACTACGACGCGGTGCTGTCGATCGCGTGCGGGGCGGGCATCCAGTACAGCGGCGAGCAGGCCCCGGCCACCCCCGTGCTGCCGGGCATGAACACCACGTTCCTGGCCAGCAACGTCGCCAAGGGCATCTGGGAAGAATACTGCCGCGGCTGCGGCGACTGCATGCTCGGCTGGACGGGCGGGATCTGCCCCGTGGCCAAGTGCTCCAAGAGCCTCGTCAACGGCACCTGCGGCGGGACCAACAAGGGCAAGTGCGAAGTCAAAGCCGACATGGACTGCGGCTGGCTGCTGATTTACAAACGACTCAATGAGACCGGGCGCCTGGACGAGTACCGCAAGCTGCGTGCAGCCCCGGATTATCGAAAAGACCGCGGCAACGGCGTGCGCCGGATGGTGCTGGCCGAGATGAC